A single genomic interval of Bradyrhizobium sp. sBnM-33 harbors:
- a CDS encoding CaiB/BaiF CoA transferase family protein: MGGVLEGVRVLDFGRYIAGPYCATLLAEFGAEVIRVEKRDGSEDRFVAPVGEGGEGALFLQVNRNKKCITLNPMKPQGQEVMRRLVATADVVVANLPPQTLRAMKLDYDALKAIKPDIILTTATAFGGPGPWSDRVGFDGVGQVMSGAVYMTGRGDPPYRAAVNWVDFGTALHCAFGTLAALIERGKSGRGQIVEGALLATALSFTNATLIEQAVISANRVPTGNLGQTAAPADIYRTKDGWVLCQVTGHPLFIRWAKLMGEDHWLSDPRFADDIKRGDHGPIISERMARWCAERTTQQAVDTLGQAMIPAGPVLSPQQALEHPHIRATGFMQDVDYPGLPNPAPTARAAVRLSETPGEIVTRPPTLGEHTDRVLADIGYDADAIAALRRDGII, from the coding sequence ATGGGGGGAGTTCTGGAGGGCGTTCGCGTCCTCGATTTCGGACGCTATATCGCGGGGCCGTATTGCGCGACATTGCTGGCGGAGTTCGGTGCGGAAGTCATCCGGGTGGAAAAACGCGACGGCAGCGAGGACCGCTTTGTCGCGCCGGTCGGCGAAGGCGGCGAGGGGGCGCTGTTCCTGCAGGTCAACCGCAACAAGAAGTGCATCACGCTCAATCCGATGAAGCCGCAAGGCCAGGAAGTGATGCGCCGGCTGGTTGCGACCGCTGACGTCGTCGTCGCCAACCTGCCGCCGCAGACGCTGCGGGCGATGAAACTCGACTATGACGCGCTGAAGGCAATCAAGCCGGACATCATCCTGACAACGGCGACCGCCTTCGGTGGGCCGGGGCCATGGTCCGACCGCGTCGGCTTTGATGGCGTTGGCCAGGTAATGTCGGGCGCGGTGTACATGACAGGCCGCGGCGATCCGCCGTACCGCGCCGCGGTGAACTGGGTCGATTTCGGCACCGCGCTGCATTGCGCGTTCGGCACGCTCGCCGCGCTGATCGAGCGCGGCAAGTCCGGGCGCGGGCAGATCGTCGAGGGAGCGCTCTTGGCGACCGCGCTCTCCTTCACCAATGCGACGCTGATCGAGCAGGCGGTGATATCAGCCAACCGCGTGCCCACAGGCAATCTCGGCCAGACCGCAGCGCCCGCCGACATCTACCGCACCAAAGACGGCTGGGTGCTGTGCCAGGTCACCGGCCATCCCCTGTTCATCCGCTGGGCGAAATTGATGGGCGAGGATCATTGGCTCAGCGATCCGCGCTTCGCCGATGACATCAAGCGCGGTGACCACGGTCCTATCATCAGTGAGCGAATGGCGCGCTGGTGCGCCGAGCGCACCACGCAGCAAGCTGTCGATACGCTCGGCCAAGCGATGATCCCGGCCGGTCCGGTCTTAAGCCCACAGCAGGCGCTGGAGCATCCGCACATCCGCGCCACCGGCTTCATGCAGGATGTCGATTATCCCGGCTTGCCGAACCCCGCGCCGACGGCGCGCGCCGCGGTGCGGCTGTCGGAGACCCCCGGCGAAATCGTCACGCGCCCGCCGACGCTCGGCGAGCACACCGATCGCGTGCTGGCCGATATCGGCTACGACGCGGACGCGATTGCAGCGCTGCGGAGAGACGGGATTATTTGA
- a CDS encoding dihydrodipicolinate synthase family protein, whose protein sequence is MTPTAQRPYRGVFPVAPTIFDDQGELDLAGQRRCIDFMIDAGSNGLCILANFSEQFVLTDAERETVMVAVLEHVAGRVPVIVTTTHFGSRICAERSRQAQDAGAAMVMIMPPYHGATFRVPEKAIFEFYRTVSDAIDIPIMIQDAPVAGTPLSVDLLARMAREIPNIRYFKIEVPMAAAKLRDLIAAGGDNIEGPWDGEEAITLMADLDAGATGAMTGGGYPDGIRQIIDPYLAGRREEAMAAYARWLPLINYENRQCGLQAAKILMKEGGVIGSDAVRHPLQRVHPAARAGLIEIARQLDPVVLRWGR, encoded by the coding sequence ATGACCCCGACAGCACAACGGCCCTATCGCGGCGTCTTCCCCGTCGCTCCGACCATCTTCGACGATCAAGGGGAGCTCGATCTCGCGGGGCAGCGGCGCTGCATCGACTTCATGATCGACGCCGGCTCGAACGGCCTGTGCATCCTGGCCAATTTCTCCGAGCAGTTCGTCCTCACCGATGCCGAGCGCGAAACAGTGATGGTTGCGGTGCTGGAGCATGTCGCCGGCCGGGTGCCGGTGATCGTGACGACGACGCATTTCGGCTCGCGCATCTGCGCCGAGCGCAGCCGCCAAGCGCAGGACGCGGGCGCGGCGATGGTGATGATCATGCCGCCGTATCACGGCGCCACGTTCCGCGTGCCGGAAAAGGCCATTTTCGAGTTCTATCGCACCGTCTCCGATGCCATCGACATTCCCATCATGATCCAGGACGCGCCCGTTGCCGGGACGCCGCTTTCGGTCGACCTCTTGGCGCGCATGGCCAGGGAAATTCCGAACATCCGCTATTTCAAGATCGAGGTGCCGATGGCGGCGGCGAAGCTTCGCGATCTGATCGCGGCCGGCGGCGACAACATCGAAGGTCCCTGGGACGGGGAGGAAGCGATCACGCTGATGGCCGATCTCGACGCCGGTGCGACCGGCGCCATGACGGGGGGCGGCTACCCTGACGGCATCCGGCAGATCATCGATCCTTATCTGGCAGGCCGCCGCGAGGAAGCGATGGCAGCCTATGCGCGCTGGCTGCCGCTGATAAATTACGAGAACCGGCAGTGCGGCTTGCAGGCTGCCAAGATCCTGATGAAGGAAGGCGGCGTGATCGGTTCGGACGCGGTGCGCCACCCCCTGCAAAGGGTTCACCCGGCGGCGCGCGCCGGTCTCATCGAAATCGCCCGCCAGCTCGATCCCGTGGTGTTGCGCTGGGGCCGGTAG
- a CDS encoding YihY/virulence factor BrkB family protein, which yields MSHVSHLHDTNPEPAKGEPDTEGDPGDQGRGRRAVSPWQIPWRGWKDILIRTYQQVSEDRLLAVAAGVVFYGLLALFPAITALVSSYALFAKASTINDHMTMLAGILPEGALGIVRDQVNRVLAKGDVTLGLAFLFSFLFAVWSANGGIKAIIDALNVVYEEDEKRGFFKLNAISLAFTFGGLVAVLLAIGSVVALPIVLSTIGLGAVTDALFRFGRWPVLVLTMLFGLAVLYRFGPSRRRPQWRWLSVGSVVATLTWLAGSALLSFYLANYANYDATYGSLGAAIGLMMWMWMSTIVVLLGAELNAEIEHQTAADSTEDGNKPLGQRGATMADTIGEAKS from the coding sequence ATGAGCCATGTGAGTCACCTGCACGACACGAACCCTGAGCCAGCCAAGGGCGAGCCGGATACTGAGGGAGATCCAGGCGATCAGGGCCGCGGCCGCCGCGCGGTATCTCCATGGCAAATTCCCTGGAGGGGATGGAAGGACATCCTGATCAGGACCTATCAGCAGGTCAGCGAAGACCGGCTTCTCGCGGTTGCCGCAGGCGTCGTGTTCTACGGCCTGCTTGCCCTGTTCCCGGCGATCACCGCCCTCGTCTCGTCCTACGCGCTGTTCGCCAAAGCAAGTACGATCAACGACCACATGACGATGCTTGCGGGCATCCTGCCGGAGGGCGCGCTCGGCATCGTCAGAGATCAGGTCAATCGCGTGCTTGCCAAGGGCGACGTCACGCTGGGACTGGCATTCCTGTTCTCCTTCCTGTTTGCCGTGTGGAGCGCCAATGGCGGCATCAAGGCCATCATCGATGCACTCAATGTGGTCTATGAGGAGGACGAGAAGCGCGGTTTTTTCAAGCTCAACGCGATCTCCCTCGCCTTCACCTTTGGCGGGCTTGTGGCGGTGCTTCTCGCCATCGGTTCCGTGGTCGCGCTTCCGATCGTTCTGTCCACTATCGGGCTAGGGGCCGTCACCGATGCGCTGTTTCGATTCGGACGTTGGCCTGTCCTGGTCCTGACGATGCTTTTTGGCCTTGCGGTGCTCTATCGGTTCGGACCAAGCCGCCGCAGGCCGCAATGGCGTTGGCTGAGCGTCGGCAGCGTGGTTGCAACACTGACGTGGCTTGCCGGATCGGCCTTGCTATCCTTCTATCTCGCCAATTATGCGAATTACGATGCGACTTACGGCTCACTCGGAGCCGCGATCGGCTTGATGATGTGGATGTGGATGTCGACGATCGTGGTCTTGCTTGGCGCCGAACTCAATGCGGAGATCGAACATCAGACCGCGGCCGATAGCACCGAGGACGGAAACAAGCCGCTGGGTCAGCGCGGCGCGACGATGGCCGACACGATCGGAGAGGCGAAATCATAG
- a CDS encoding DUF3750 domain-containing protein: MAVSAVKYLLGDRRENWQTADRSSAGLLPKASEHADAVIRVFAARTVRWRGIFAVHTWIVVKERGARRYSRYDYTAWGEPIRIDGFQADGRWFGEIPETVVRVDGPKAEALIPKIRSVIETYKFRANGDYSAWPGPNSNTFIQAILDAVPELEAVLPPTAIGKDYPYHGDWIGFTPSRTGVFASLGGYLGLTIGWIEGIELNFFGGVLGFDIRRPALKLPGVGRLGLPLGT, encoded by the coding sequence ATGGCTGTTTCCGCCGTGAAATACCTGCTCGGCGACAGGCGCGAGAACTGGCAAACGGCGGACCGTTCAAGCGCCGGGCTTCTTCCCAAAGCTTCCGAACACGCAGATGCCGTGATCAGGGTGTTCGCGGCAAGAACCGTACGCTGGCGCGGAATATTCGCGGTTCACACCTGGATCGTCGTGAAGGAGCGCGGGGCCAGGCGTTACAGCCGCTACGATTACACCGCCTGGGGTGAACCGATCCGGATCGACGGATTCCAGGCCGACGGGCGCTGGTTTGGCGAGATCCCCGAAACGGTCGTCAGAGTCGATGGTCCGAAAGCGGAAGCGCTGATTCCTAAAATCCGCTCGGTCATCGAGACTTACAAGTTTCGCGCCAATGGAGACTACAGCGCCTGGCCGGGTCCGAACTCCAACACGTTCATCCAGGCGATTCTGGACGCCGTTCCGGAACTTGAAGCGGTGTTGCCGCCGACGGCAATCGGCAAGGATTACCCTTACCACGGCGATTGGATCGGCTTCACGCCGTCCCGAACCGGCGTGTTTGCTTCCCTCGGAGGTTATCTTGGGCTGACGATCGGATGGATCGAAGGCATCGAACTCAATTTTTTCGGCGGCGTTCTCGGCTTCGACATCCGCCGCCCCGCATTGAAACTGCCGGGTGTCGGCCGGCTTGGGTTGCCGCTTGGCACGTGA
- a CDS encoding alpha-amylase family glycosyl hydrolase, translated as MSAKKTSAAWWRDAVIYEIAAISFQDSNGDGYGDLPGLLQRIGYLKWLGVGAVWLTPIYKSPDQDFGYDISDFCAVDPRYGTMADFDRLKDALHEAGIKLILDFVPNHTSDQHAWFQESRASRNNPKADWYVWAEAGANGGPPNNWLSRFGGSAWEWCEARRQFYYHSFLTSQPDLNWRNEQVRRAMADTMRFWLDRGVDGFRVDASAVLIKDDLLRDNPADPEADDSTPPPQKYTPVFTDDRPEAMRCLEFIRSVLNEYDERLLCGEVQGKTDRIGHFYGNDKPRLHLPLNFALLDTEWNAIALQATIDAYFNAIPDGAWSDFVIGGHDKHRVASKLGQAQSRILAMLLMTIRGTPFLFAGDEIGSEQVRMPPERIRDPFEKLVKGFDLNRDPERAPLRWDDTGRGGFTTGEPWLPLSEDRSRNIEAQRRDARSLLNLYRELIALRRKEPCLLRGEYRPRRAHNEIFWFARTVDQTEILVALNLCREPRLWEWQGSGTRLMSTYLDREAGKVEGPTHLRPNEGVIIKVNR; from the coding sequence GTGAGTGCAAAGAAAACGTCGGCGGCCTGGTGGCGCGACGCCGTCATCTACGAAATCGCTGCCATCTCATTTCAGGACAGCAATGGCGACGGCTACGGCGACCTTCCGGGTCTGTTGCAACGGATCGGTTATCTCAAGTGGCTCGGTGTTGGCGCCGTATGGCTGACGCCGATTTACAAGAGCCCCGATCAGGACTTTGGTTACGACATTTCAGATTTTTGCGCCGTCGATCCGCGCTATGGCACGATGGCGGATTTCGATCGCCTCAAGGACGCGTTGCACGAGGCCGGCATCAAACTCATCCTCGATTTCGTCCCTAACCACACCTCCGATCAGCATGCTTGGTTTCAGGAAAGCCGCGCGTCCCGAAACAATCCCAAGGCCGACTGGTACGTGTGGGCGGAAGCGGGCGCGAACGGCGGCCCCCCGAACAACTGGCTGAGCCGCTTTGGCGGCAGCGCCTGGGAATGGTGCGAGGCGCGCCGGCAGTTTTACTACCACTCGTTTCTGACCAGCCAGCCCGATCTGAACTGGCGAAACGAACAGGTCCGCCGGGCCATGGCCGACACCATGCGCTTTTGGCTCGACCGCGGCGTCGACGGGTTTCGCGTCGACGCCAGCGCCGTGCTGATCAAGGACGATCTTCTGCGCGACAATCCTGCCGATCCCGAGGCTGACGACAGCACGCCGCCGCCGCAGAAATATACGCCTGTCTTCACCGATGACCGGCCAGAAGCCATGCGCTGCCTCGAATTTATCAGGAGCGTTCTGAACGAATATGACGAGAGGCTGCTTTGCGGCGAGGTGCAGGGCAAGACCGATCGCATCGGCCATTTCTACGGCAACGACAAGCCGCGGCTGCATCTGCCGCTCAACTTCGCTCTTCTGGATACGGAATGGAATGCGATCGCCCTGCAGGCGACGATCGATGCCTATTTCAACGCGATTCCGGATGGCGCCTGGTCCGACTTCGTGATCGGCGGCCACGACAAGCATCGGGTGGCGAGCAAGCTCGGCCAGGCTCAGTCCAGAATTCTGGCGATGCTGCTGATGACGATCCGTGGCACGCCCTTCCTGTTTGCCGGCGATGAGATCGGATCCGAGCAGGTGAGGATGCCACCCGAAAGAATCCGGGACCCGTTCGAAAAGCTGGTGAAGGGATTTGATCTCAACCGCGATCCGGAGCGTGCGCCGCTGCGCTGGGACGATACCGGGCGCGGCGGGTTCACCACCGGCGAGCCCTGGTTGCCGCTCAGCGAAGACCGTTCGCGCAACATCGAGGCGCAACGGCGTGACGCGCGATCATTGCTGAATCTCTACCGTGAACTCATCGCCCTGCGGCGCAAGGAGCCCTGTCTATTGCGCGGCGAATACCGGCCGCGGCGGGCGCACAACGAGATCTTCTGGTTCGCACGAACAGTTGACCAAACCGAAATCCTGGTCGCTCTCAATCTCTGCAGGGAGCCGAGATTGTGGGAGTGGCAGGGCAGCGGCACCAGGTTGATGTCGACCTACCTCGACCGCGAGGCGGGTAAGGTCGAGGGCCCGACGCATCTGCGGCCAAATGAAGGCGTGATTATCAAAGTGAACCGGTGA
- a CDS encoding alpha-amylase family glycosyl hydrolase: protein MNGSRPWWQSAVIYQIYPRSFQDTNDDGIGDLNGITQRLPDLIDLGVDAIWISPIFRSPMKDFGYDISDYVDVDPIFGTMADFERLIAEAHARGIKVILDFVPNHSSDQHAWFLESRASRTSAKRDWYIWRDPAPGGGPPNNWLSEFGGSAWEFDAATGQYYYHAFLNSQPDLNWRNPEVVAAMRDVLRFWMRKGIDGFRVDVIWHLIKDRQFRDNPPNPNYHAGRPPNEALIPLYTTDLPEVHDVIGTLRRTVDEFPDRLLIGEIYLPVERLVAYYGRDLGGVHLPFNFALLSARWDAKHLQALITEYEGALPKGGWPNWVLGNHDRPRIAGRVGQRQAAVAAMLLLTLRGTPTIYNGDELGMPQVDIPRHRVRDPFERNVPGIGVGRDGCRTPMQWDSSRNAGFSRVDPWLPLADDWRSNNVANLREDALSILNLYRRLLRVRKERPALSLGSYRPYVVDEDLLAYYRELNDSRLLIVLNLTDGPQALKLEEGAHARILVSTEAKRDGDLVKGTVTLAGDEGLVIDMASR, encoded by the coding sequence ATGAATGGTTCGAGGCCGTGGTGGCAATCCGCCGTCATCTATCAGATCTATCCGAGGTCCTTTCAGGACACCAATGACGACGGCATCGGCGACCTCAACGGCATCACCCAGAGGCTGCCTGATCTGATCGATCTTGGCGTCGACGCGATCTGGATTTCGCCGATCTTCCGTTCGCCGATGAAAGATTTCGGCTACGACATCTCCGATTACGTCGACGTCGATCCGATCTTCGGCACCATGGCGGATTTCGAGCGGCTGATTGCCGAGGCGCATGCGCGCGGGATCAAGGTGATCTTGGACTTCGTCCCCAACCATTCTTCCGACCAGCATGCGTGGTTTCTCGAGAGCCGCGCGTCGCGCACCAGTGCGAAACGCGATTGGTACATCTGGCGCGATCCGGCTCCCGGCGGAGGTCCGCCCAACAATTGGCTGTCCGAATTTGGCGGCAGCGCCTGGGAGTTCGACGCGGCGACCGGCCAGTATTACTATCATGCGTTCCTGAATTCCCAGCCCGACCTGAACTGGCGAAATCCGGAAGTTGTGGCAGCGATGCGTGACGTGCTTCGCTTCTGGATGCGCAAGGGCATCGATGGCTTCCGCGTCGACGTCATCTGGCATTTGATCAAGGACAGACAGTTTCGCGACAATCCGCCCAATCCGAACTACCACGCCGGACGGCCGCCGAACGAAGCGCTGATCCCGCTCTACACCACCGACCTACCTGAGGTGCACGATGTCATCGGGACGTTGCGCCGAACGGTCGACGAGTTTCCCGATCGCCTGCTGATCGGAGAGATATACCTGCCGGTGGAGCGCCTGGTCGCCTATTACGGCAGGGATCTCGGCGGCGTGCACCTGCCGTTCAATTTCGCGTTGCTCAGTGCGCGCTGGGACGCAAAGCATCTCCAGGCGCTGATCACGGAGTATGAAGGCGCTCTGCCGAAAGGCGGGTGGCCGAATTGGGTGCTCGGCAACCACGACCGGCCGCGCATTGCCGGCAGGGTGGGGCAACGGCAGGCCGCCGTCGCCGCCATGCTCCTGCTGACGCTGAGAGGTACGCCTACGATCTATAATGGCGATGAACTGGGAATGCCTCAGGTCGATATTCCCCGGCATCGCGTGCGCGATCCCTTCGAGCGCAACGTGCCGGGGATCGGCGTCGGCCGGGACGGCTGCCGGACGCCGATGCAGTGGGACTCGAGCCGGAATGCCGGCTTCAGCAGGGTCGATCCGTGGCTGCCGCTCGCGGACGATTGGCGATCGAACAACGTCGCGAACCTGCGCGAGGATGCCCTTTCGATCTTAAATCTCTATCGCCGCCTGTTGCGCGTTCGCAAGGAAAGGCCCGCGCTGTCGCTTGGCTCGTATCGGCCCTATGTCGTGGACGAGGATCTGCTGGCCTATTACCGGGAGCTCAATGACAGTAGGCTACTCATCGTCTTGAATCTGACCGACGGTCCGCAGGCCCTTAAGCTGGAAGAGGGCGCACATGCGAGAATTCTGGTGTCGACCGAAGCGAAGCGGGACGGAGACCTGGTTAAGGGCACCGTCACGCTTGCTGGTGACGAGGGGCTCGTCATCGATATGGCGAGCCGTTAG
- a CDS encoding endonuclease/exonuclease/phosphatase family protein → MATTRIMTWNVHGIFHLNPGFDLDGVCSVIRRWSPDIVALQEVDSRGRTDDPFALLAKAVGDHSVDARSIVTEDGDYGQVLLSRWPFAEPPKISDVSYQEREPRRAITARILSDHGEVRVIATHLGLSIHERHAQAHALAELVHPTRTLVLGDFNDWFWVKSVRGVLARICPVRTRLRTFPARLPMMRLDRIYASRDLVIRSAWTDRKARAYSDHLPVIADVAFPE, encoded by the coding sequence ATGGCTACGACTCGCATCATGACGTGGAACGTTCACGGCATCTTCCACCTCAATCCCGGGTTTGATTTGGATGGCGTCTGTTCCGTCATTCGCCGCTGGTCGCCTGATATCGTGGCATTGCAGGAGGTCGATTCGCGCGGAAGAACCGACGATCCCTTTGCCCTTCTGGCGAAAGCCGTCGGCGACCACAGCGTCGATGCGCGATCGATCGTCACCGAGGACGGCGACTACGGACAGGTGCTGTTGAGCCGCTGGCCGTTCGCCGAGCCTCCGAAAATCTCCGACGTCTCGTATCAGGAGCGGGAGCCCCGCAGAGCCATCACCGCGCGCATTTTGTCTGATCATGGCGAGGTAAGGGTCATTGCCACGCATCTCGGCCTGAGCATCCATGAACGGCACGCCCAGGCGCATGCCTTGGCCGAGCTGGTGCACCCGACGCGGACGCTCGTGCTCGGCGATTTCAATGACTGGTTCTGGGTGAAATCGGTGCGGGGCGTGCTGGCGCGGATTTGCCCGGTCCGAACGCGGTTGCGGACGTTTCCAGCGCGCTTGCCGATGATGCGGCTCGACCGAATCTACGCCTCGCGCGATCTCGTGATCCGTTCGGCCTGGACCGATCGCAAGGCGCGCGCCTATTCGGACCATCTTCCCGTCATCGCGGATGTTGCGTTTCCGGAATAG
- a CDS encoding VTT domain-containing protein, with product MIQRRAEGGGKAASSAWLELSRLQIVGLASGEHSFVIPNGFLIPLPRCRLLQSSSILIPGETVWRRCKAGRLTILNDAAAYFAALREALLLATRQVYIIGWDIHSQTRFVGPSGYADDGYPQELGAFLKALLKAKPDLRINILIWNFPALYAAEREWNSVAKFTAHASDRLRFCFDSSLPLGSAQHQKIVVIDGALGFVGGLDLTIRRWDTSAHETHHPLRTDPDGRPYPPFHDVQCMVDGEAAASLTEIAENRWRVAGCTVERPAAIKGERWPASVPVQCRGMTVGIARTEIATARGGGVNEVARLFAASINAADRFIYIENQFTSATDIARLLAQRMLDVPQLRVLIVMPKMHSSWFESQAMQSGRGGFIARFVSAGVMDRVRFVYPSTRDAEQGAAVMVHSKVMIVDDRILRVGSANLNNRSMGADTECDLAFEATSDAHCEYIAWLRRCLIGHFCGVDEREIERHEADLFGFLDRLAEDDGPKSLQPIDPAASVGGVAIMVQPVADPREPLHLDRAANRMWTAKTILAVSGLAAALAGLALAWQYTSLRDFTDVGLVSSIISQPAWSQFAPLFAIAAFVVGGLVVFPVLVLIAATSAALGPWMGFLSASAGVLLSALTLFSIGRVLGQARLQRLLGRRAARVQSRIIGKGVMAVAMIRMVPIAPFSIVNVVAGASKLSLRDFVLGTVLGMAPGIAVMAALGAQIADLARNASWTNALLLALAIIAWIALCLGVQFLVTWLAGRRT from the coding sequence GTGATCCAACGACGTGCCGAAGGCGGAGGGAAGGCGGCAAGTTCCGCTTGGCTGGAACTGTCGCGCCTGCAGATCGTTGGATTGGCGTCGGGCGAACATTCGTTCGTGATCCCGAACGGGTTTCTCATTCCGTTGCCGAGGTGCCGTCTGCTGCAGAGCTCATCCATCCTCATTCCTGGCGAAACCGTTTGGAGAAGGTGCAAGGCAGGGCGGCTGACAATCCTCAATGATGCGGCCGCATATTTCGCCGCTTTGCGGGAAGCGCTGCTGCTCGCAACGCGGCAGGTGTACATCATCGGCTGGGACATCCACAGCCAGACCCGGTTTGTGGGGCCTTCCGGGTACGCCGACGACGGCTATCCGCAAGAGCTCGGTGCGTTTCTGAAAGCGCTGCTGAAGGCCAAGCCCGATCTGCGGATCAACATCCTGATCTGGAATTTCCCGGCTCTCTACGCCGCGGAGCGGGAGTGGAATTCGGTCGCCAAGTTCACCGCGCACGCGTCGGACCGGTTGCGCTTTTGTTTCGACTCCAGCCTTCCTTTGGGCTCAGCGCAGCATCAGAAGATCGTCGTCATTGACGGTGCGCTTGGCTTCGTCGGCGGTCTCGACCTGACGATCCGGCGCTGGGACACCAGCGCGCATGAGACGCATCATCCGCTTCGTACCGATCCCGACGGCAGACCCTATCCGCCGTTTCACGACGTGCAGTGCATGGTGGATGGCGAAGCTGCGGCCAGCCTGACGGAAATCGCAGAGAACAGGTGGCGCGTCGCCGGCTGCACGGTCGAGCGGCCCGCAGCGATCAAGGGCGAGCGATGGCCGGCCTCGGTCCCGGTGCAGTGCCGGGGAATGACGGTGGGCATCGCCCGGACCGAGATAGCCACCGCGCGCGGTGGCGGCGTGAACGAAGTCGCGCGGCTGTTCGCAGCGTCCATCAACGCGGCCGACCGCTTCATCTATATCGAAAACCAGTTCACCAGCGCCACCGACATCGCGCGCCTCCTGGCGCAGCGGATGCTGGACGTGCCGCAGCTCCGCGTCCTGATCGTCATGCCGAAGATGCATTCGTCCTGGTTCGAATCGCAGGCCATGCAGAGCGGGCGCGGCGGATTTATCGCGCGCTTCGTGTCAGCAGGCGTCATGGACCGGGTCCGCTTTGTCTATCCATCGACGCGGGATGCCGAGCAGGGGGCCGCGGTCATGGTGCACAGCAAAGTGATGATCGTCGACGATCGCATCCTGCGCGTGGGATCGGCCAACCTCAACAATCGCTCGATGGGGGCGGACACCGAATGCGATCTGGCCTTCGAGGCCACCTCCGATGCGCATTGTGAATACATCGCCTGGCTTCGCCGTTGTCTGATCGGGCATTTCTGCGGCGTCGATGAACGCGAAATCGAACGCCACGAAGCCGACCTGTTTGGATTTCTCGACCGCCTGGCGGAGGACGACGGCCCGAAATCGTTGCAGCCGATTGATCCGGCCGCGTCGGTCGGCGGCGTGGCGATCATGGTGCAGCCCGTCGCCGATCCCAGGGAACCGCTTCACCTCGACCGCGCTGCCAATCGCATGTGGACGGCAAAAACCATTTTGGCCGTATCTGGCCTCGCGGCGGCGCTCGCCGGCCTGGCGCTCGCCTGGCAATACACGTCGTTGCGCGATTTCACCGATGTCGGCTTGGTCTCCTCGATCATCTCGCAGCCTGCGTGGTCGCAATTCGCGCCGCTGTTTGCGATTGCCGCCTTTGTTGTCGGCGGGCTGGTGGTCTTTCCGGTGCTGGTACTGATCGCCGCGACCTCTGCGGCGCTGGGGCCGTGGATGGGGTTCTTGAGCGCGAGTGCCGGCGTGCTGCTCAGCGCGCTCACGCTGTTCTCGATCGGCCGCGTGCTGGGCCAGGCGCGCTTGCAGCGGCTGCTCGGGCGCCGGGCCGCCCGGGTTCAGAGCCGCATCATCGGCAAGGGGGTCATGGCGGTCGCTATGATCCGGATGGTGCCGATCGCTCCGTTCTCGATCGTGAACGTGGTGGCGGGCGCCAGCAAATTGAGCCTGCGCGATTTTGTGCTCGGCACGGTGCTGGGTATGGCGCCGGGAATCGCTGTGATGGCCGCGCTCGGCGCGCAGATCGCGGATCTGGCGCGAAACGCCTCTTGGACCAATGCGCTACTGCTGGCACTGGCGATCATCGCCTGGATCGCACTGTGCCTTGGCGTGCAGTTCCTGGTGACTTGGCTGGCGGGGCGAAGAACGTGA